From Dethiosulfovibrio russensis, a single genomic window includes:
- the trkA gene encoding Trk system potassium transporter TrkA produces the protein MKVVIVGAGNVGYSIARSLSLEGHDIVVVERDLEVGSKVENELDVSVVIGNGSRPPVLEQAGIKSGCDVDFIVACTDRDEVNIMACWVGKRCGVKRVISRARGMEYTDTPQWATFLGIDVMNSPERSVARDIDDLLAVSAAVHATELFDGKAGSYAFRVGSDSPIVGMTLSEVGQEYPNLSAVMVYVERGNKGFVPSGDWVAMEGDLCFMVSFKDRVFHLQELFHPSSGKGLRRVMIVGGGKLGAHLARRLVRRYPGIDVKILDKNREKCDKLAGEMPRVTVLFGDGTDERLLLHEGIEDIDGFVATTDSDELNMILTVLADRMKARKTVAVVHKELYSRLAEDMPIDSVVNPNESLASLILRHVRYPETAGSLSLIDRIGAEMLEVTIPKDSPVVGKKLMDVGLPKGVLFAMVNRKGNIILPRGDMVIKGEDTVSIFATGDLLPRALRILGIQK, from the coding sequence ATGAAAGTAGTGATAGTAGGAGCCGGAAACGTAGGCTATTCCATAGCGAGAAGCCTATCGCTGGAGGGGCACGACATAGTGGTCGTGGAAAGAGATCTCGAGGTCGGATCCAAGGTGGAGAACGAGCTGGACGTGTCGGTGGTTATAGGCAACGGATCCCGTCCGCCTGTGTTGGAACAGGCTGGTATAAAGTCGGGATGCGACGTAGATTTTATCGTGGCCTGCACCGACAGGGACGAGGTAAATATAATGGCCTGCTGGGTGGGCAAGAGATGCGGTGTCAAAAGGGTCATCTCCAGGGCCAGAGGGATGGAGTATACCGATACACCTCAGTGGGCCACTTTCCTCGGCATAGATGTCATGAACTCTCCGGAAAGGTCCGTCGCCAGGGACATAGACGATCTTCTGGCGGTCAGCGCCGCGGTGCACGCCACGGAGTTGTTCGACGGAAAGGCCGGGTCCTATGCCTTCAGGGTCGGATCCGACTCTCCCATAGTTGGAATGACCCTAAGCGAAGTGGGGCAGGAATACCCCAATCTGTCGGCGGTGATGGTTTACGTCGAGAGGGGAAACAAGGGATTCGTACCCTCCGGTGACTGGGTGGCAATGGAGGGTGATCTGTGTTTCATGGTCTCCTTCAAGGACAGGGTATTTCACCTCCAGGAGCTGTTTCATCCCTCCAGCGGCAAAGGCCTTCGCAGGGTGATGATAGTAGGCGGAGGAAAACTTGGAGCTCATCTGGCCAGGAGGCTGGTCAGGAGATATCCCGGCATAGACGTAAAGATACTGGACAAGAACAGGGAGAAATGCGACAAGCTGGCCGGGGAGATGCCCAGGGTGACGGTCCTTTTCGGAGACGGAACGGACGAGAGACTGCTTCTCCACGAGGGGATAGAGGATATCGACGGATTCGTCGCCACCACCGACTCGGACGAGCTCAACATGATACTGACCGTTCTGGCCGACAGGATGAAGGCCAGAAAGACCGTGGCGGTGGTCCACAAGGAACTCTACTCAAGGTTGGCCGAGGATATGCCTATCGACTCGGTGGTGAATCCCAACGAATCGCTGGCTTCCTTGATACTCCGTCACGTAAGATATCCGGAGACGGCGGGATCTTTGTCCCTTATAGATAGAATAGGGGCGGAGATGCTGGAGGTTACCATTCCGAAGGACAGCCCAGTGGTGGGTAAAAAGCTCATGGACGTAGGGCTTCCAAAGGGAGTTCTCTTCGCCATGGTCAACCGGAAGGGAAATATCATACTTCCCAGAGGGGACATGGTCATAAAAGGAGAGGATACCGTATCCATCTTTGCCACAGGAGACCTTCTGCCCAGGGCTCTCAGGATTCTGGGGATACAGAAATGA